The Amphiura filiformis chromosome 6, Afil_fr2py, whole genome shotgun sequence genome segment ATGGCTTAACTCTCCTTATACTCGTCCCTCCCATATTGCACTTGCAACTGATACACTGTGAGATGTACCAAATACACCTTGATTTAAACTCTCTTGAAATTGTGGATGCCACCAATGTAACACTCTTATTAAAATCACCGGATCTAGAACAACTGTTAGCAAGTTGCTTTCTCTAGGAAGCCCTCTATGCGAACCTTTTGTAAACTGCAGTTTTAATCTATGATACCTGAAATTAGAGCTGACACTTACACCTACTTTTACAAGTTTTGAACCCATTACTTCATCCGATGGGAAATGTTGGAAATTTTGACAGAACACTTTCAGTATACATTCATCCGTATGTGGGTTTGACAGTACTTCTTCGTTATTATAACAGTGTGAAATTTCTGGTTTCAGATCTTCATCTcgaaatttgaaaaaatgataAAAGTGGCAACCGACCTGTCCTCTTGACCACATGTATAAGCAAGTTCTATTCAATAGGTTGTCCGGAGAGTCAATTCCTTCTGCAATAGGAGGCAGAGACTTAATATGTGATACATATGGTGTGTACATCATGTGTAAGGCACGGATCACCAATGCTCGAATTCCGTAAATGCGTAACATACTGACTGGTTGCAGTTGCACTGGTAGCTTTGCATCAGCATTGTAAAACCTGAAAAAATGAATCATTTTCTAATATTGTAAAAGAAAGAATACAAAAAGAGAAAGAATGTGTTTGGGAGCGGGTTGGGGTGGGTGCGGGTGTgtgatctactatttccatggtgcAAGTATGTTTTAATACAGCAGACTGGCCT includes the following:
- the LOC140155256 gene encoding transmembrane protein 183-like isoform X2 encodes the protein MRKRQRTKKKKGNAGRRNLDSRDRDWLTSDDQFAASVSKSDEKRTKRRGQLQSAIKQTDVSLHEYADNPRVPATSRVSKAKGVTTVLHKEAKMEASKKKDEDSVVDDWFLQDDSDYEYQECVEEDTTQDAVGCDGLDISVGQQDKADASEPAHEGMEYPADIWYILSNYISPLQVGCFAAICKDAYMVTNTAAFWKNLYQRFYNADAKLPVQLQPVSMLRIYGIRALVIRALHMMYTPYVSHIKSLPPIAEGIDSPDNLLNRTCLYMWSRGQVGCHFYHFFKFRDEDLKPEISHCYNNEEVLSNPHTDECILKVFCQNFQHFPSDEVMGSKLVKVGVSVSSNFRYHRLKLQFTKGSHRGLPRESNLLTVVLDPVILIRVLHWWHPQFQESLNQGVFGTSHSVSVASAIWEGRV
- the LOC140155256 gene encoding transmembrane protein 183-like isoform X3, producing the protein MRKRQRTKKKKGNAGRRNLDSRDRDWLTSDDQFAASVSKSDEKRTKRRGQLQSAIKQTDVSLHEYADNPRVPATSRVSKAKGVTTVLHKEAKMEASKKKDEDSVVDDWFLQDDSDYEYQECVEEDTTQDAVGCDGLDISVGQQDKDASEPAHEGMEYPADIWYILSNYISPLQVGCFAAICKDAYMVTNTAAFWKNLYQRFYNADAKLPVQLQPVSMLRIYGIRALVIRALHMMYTPYVSHIKSLPPIAEGIDSPDNLLNRTCLYMWSRGQVGCHFYHFFKFRDEDLKPEISHCYNNEEVLSNPHTDECILKVFCQNFQHFPSDEVMGSKLVKVGVSVSSNFRYHRLKLQFTKGSHRGLPRESNLLTVVLDPVILIRVLHWWHPQFQESLNQGVFGTSHSVSVASAIWEGRV
- the LOC140155256 gene encoding transmembrane protein 183-like isoform X1, with protein sequence MRKRQRTKKKKGNAGRRNLDSRDRDWLTSDDQFAASVSKSDEKRTKRRGQLQSAIKQTDVSLHEYADNPRVPATSRVSKAKGVTTVLHKEAKMEASKKKDEDSVVDDWFLQDDSDYEYQECVEEDTTQDAVGCDGLDISVGQQDKAADASEPAHEGMEYPADIWYILSNYISPLQVGCFAAICKDAYMVTNTAAFWKNLYQRFYNADAKLPVQLQPVSMLRIYGIRALVIRALHMMYTPYVSHIKSLPPIAEGIDSPDNLLNRTCLYMWSRGQVGCHFYHFFKFRDEDLKPEISHCYNNEEVLSNPHTDECILKVFCQNFQHFPSDEVMGSKLVKVGVSVSSNFRYHRLKLQFTKGSHRGLPRESNLLTVVLDPVILIRVLHWWHPQFQESLNQGVFGTSHSVSVASAIWEGRV